The Mycobacteriales bacterium sequence TAGTCGGCGAGCACGCCCAGCTGCACCGCCCCGACACAGACGACGGCCCCGGCCAGGACCAGGCCGACGACCCACCCGGCCGAGGCGCCGGCGATGGCCAGCATGCCGAGCACGATGAACACGAGCACGAGCACCGTTCCGAGGTCCGGCTGGAGCAGGACCAGCGCGATCGGCACCGCCGCGAGCGCGAGCACGAGCAGGACGTCGCCGTGGCGTGGTTCCTCCTCGATGTCGCGCTTCTCGGCGAGCAGCATGGCCACGCCGACCACGAGCGCGACCTTGGCGAACTCCGACGGCTGCACCTGTAGGCCGCCGCCGAGCACGATCCAGGAGTGCGCGCCGTTGACCGTCCTGCCGAGCGGCGACAGCACAGCGACCAACCCCAGCAAGGCAGCCGCGTAGACGAAGGGGGCGTACGCCCGCAGCGTCCGATAGTCGATCAGCGCAGCCAGGCTGGCCAGAGCCAGGCCGATCACGGCGTTGAGCAGGTGCCGTTCGACGAACGTCGTGGGGTCGAGGTCGGTGTCGAGCAGGCGCTGCCGGGTGGCCGACCAGACGAGCAGCGACCCGAGGCCGACCAGAGCGGCGACGGCGAGCGCCAGCAGCCAGTCGAGCCGGCGCAGCGGCGAGTCGACGCCCATCGCCCGCTCGCGCAACGACGCGTCCCGGCGGCCCAGCGCGATCGGAGCCAGCCGGGTCGTCGACCCGCTGTCCCTCATGCGCCGCCCGGCCGAACGTCCGGCAGGGCCGGGGCCGCCCGACCCGTGCCGCCCGACCCGTAGATGCCGTCGTAGATCTCACGCACCATCGGCGCTGCAACGGTGCCGCCGGTCCCGCCCTGCGAGACGATCCCGACGACGACCAGCTCCGGGCGGGCGACCGGCGCGTAGGACGCGAACCAGGAGGTGTCCTGACGGTTGGCGACCTCGCCGGTGCCGGTCTTGCCGGCCACCGCGACCGGCGCGCCGGCGAAGGCGCGTGCCGCCGTCCCGCCGGGCTGCGTCACCCCCGCCAACGCGTCGCGCAGGTAGCCCAGCGCGAGCGGGTCGACCGGGACGGTACTGCGCAGCTTCGGGGCGATCTCGCGGACCTCGCCGGCCGGCGACCGCAGCGCCCACCCGACGTGCGGCTCGAGGACCTTGCCGCCGTTGGCGATCGCGGCGTAGACGGTCGCCAGCTGCAGCGGCGTGACGAGGGTGTCGCCCTGGCCGATCGCGAAGTTCGTCGCGTCACCGCCGCGGAAGCGGAAGCCCTCGTCGCAGAACTCCTGGTTGGCCCGCCGCCGCTCCCGCGGAAGTGCCGTGTTCTGGGCGCCCTTGCAGCGGTTCTCGCGGGTCGCCTCCCAGTAGGCCTGCTTGTAGGCGCGGTCGGCGATGGTGCCGCGCCGCTCGCTGGGCAGGTCGATGCCGGTGCGCTCGCCGAGACCGAACGCCTGGGCCATCCGGATCATCGGGTCCCGCGGCCGCTCGACCGGCCGGTTTCCACCGTCGCGCAGCCACTGCTCGTAGCCGAACTTGTAGAAGACCGTGTCGCAGGACTTGACCAGCGCCTTCCGCAGGTCGATCGTGCCGAACGAGGCCGAGCCGAAGTTGCGCTGCCCGGTCGGGCGGTAGACACCGGGGCACGGGTAGCGGCCGGCCAGCGGGTAGTCGCCGCTGGCCACCGCGGCCGCCGCCGACACCACCTTGAAGGTGGACGCCGGCGCGTAGGCGCCCTGGATCGCCCGGAAGACCAGCGGCGCGCCCCGGCTCTCGTCCATGAGCTGGGCGTACTCGCCCGGCGAGGCGCCGCCCACGAACACCGCCGGGTCGTACGACGGGTAGCTGGCCATCGCGACCAGGCGGCCGCTCTGCGCCTCCAGCACCACGACGGAGCCGGAGTCGGCGACCAGCGGATCGCCGCTCCCCCGCGCGCGCATCCCCCGTGCCCGCTCGATGCCCCGCGCCAGCGCGTCCTCGGCGACCTTCTGCACTGCGGCGTCGAGCGACAGCACCAGCGTGTCCCCCGGCCGCGGCGCCGTCTCCCCGTCGGAGCCGGTGACCGTGCCGACGTGGTCGACGAGCAGCCGCTGGATCCCGTCCTGACCGCGCAGCGACGCCTCGTAGGTCGCCTCGATGCCGGCCCGGCCGACCAGGGAGCTGGGCTGTACGCCGTCGTACTCCGGCTGGTCCACCTCGTCGGGGCTGATCGGGCCGAGATAACCCAGGACGTGCGCCGCCAGCCGCCCCTGCGGGTAGTCCCGGACCGGCGTGAACTGCGCTCGCACACCGGGGAAGTCCTCACGGTGCTCCTCGATCTGGAGCACCTTCGTCAGGCTGGCCCGGTCGCCCGCGTCGAACTCCGCGACGGGCACCGGCCGGTACGGCGAGCCGCGCCAGCACGGCGGCTGGACGCTCCCGCCGCACGGCCGGATCTGCTGGGCGAGTGCCTCCGCCGGCCGGCCGAGCACCGCGCCGAGCCGGGCGAGAACGGCCTGGCCGCCGTCGTGCTGCCGCAGGACGGTCGAGCGACTGACGGTCACGACCAGGGCCGTGCGGTTACGCACCAGCGGCGTGCCGCGCGCGTCGTGGACCTCGCCGCGCGGCGCCGGCTGCACGACCTCGCGCACCCGGTTGGCGCTGGCCGCCGCGGCGTACTCCTCGCTCGCATAGACCTGCAGGTACCACAGCCGGCCGAACAGGGTCGCCAGGATGGCGAGGACGACGACTCGCAGGACGAACAGCCGGAGCCGCGACCGGTCGCTCATCAGCCCCCCTCCTGCCCGCCGCTCACCAGCCCACGCGGTCCTCGCCGACCCTGCGCAGCAGGGCGTCGACGACCGGGACGACCACCGGCGCGAGGAGCACAGAGTAGGGGACCGTCCCGCCGAGCGAGCTGCCGAAGGCCGCCGCCGTGATGCGCGGATCGCCGAGCAGCAGGCCCTCCAGCGCGTAGATCGCCACCGCTCCCGTGGCGGCGGCGGCAACCGTCACCAGCGGCCGGACGCGCGAGGAGGAACGGCCGTCACCGGCCAGCCCCGCGAGGTACCCGACGAGGGCGTAGGCCAGGGCGACGCGACCCAGCTCATGGTCGCTGACGAGGTCGGCGAGCAGCCCCGTCACGAAGCCCGTTGCCGTCCCGGACAACGCTCCCTCGGTGAGCGCGAACGCGACGACGAGCACCAGCAGCAGGTCCGGGCCACCGCCGGGCAGGGGCAGCCACGTGAGCGCTGTCGTCTGCAGCACCAGGGCGACCAGCACCGTCGTCGCGCCGAGCAGCAGGCGGGGAGCGGTCACGTCGAGGGCACCGGCACCCGCGGGGTGCTGCGCGGCGGCGACGTCACGATGCCGACGAGGTCGAGCGCGCCGACGTGGACGAACGGCTGGACGTGGGCGGTGGTGACCAACGCTCCGGCGGGCTCCACGGAGACGACCCGACCGATCGGCACCCCCGGGACGAAGGTCTGCGAACCGGTCGTCAGCAGCCCGTCGCCCTGCTCCACCCGGCCACCCTCGACCAGCTCGTAGCTCAACCGACCCGAGCCGTCACCGGTCGCCAGGCCGAAGGTCCCCTGGCGGGTCAGCCGGGCGCCGACGGTGAAGCCGGGGTCGGTCAGTAGCAGGACGGTGCTGGTGAACGGGCCGACGCGGGTGGTCCGGCCGACCAGTCCGTCCCCGTTCACGACGGTCTGGCCCGGCTCGACGCCGTCGCGGCTGCCGGCGTCGAGAGTCGCCGTCAGCTCGAAGCCGAAGGCCGAGCCCACTGCCACCACCCGGGCCGGCACGAACGTGTAGGTCCCGGCGTCGTTCAGCGCGAGCAACGCATCCAGCTCGGCGGCCCGGCGCCGGTCGGCCTCCCCGCGCACGAGCTCGGCCCGCAACCGGGCGTTCTCGTCGCGGAGACGGCGCAGCTGCTCCCTGTCCGCGCCGTCGAACAGCCGGCCGACACCGCCTGCCACCCCTCCTACCGCCCGCTGGGCGGGGCCGAGCACCGCGTCGGCGCCGCGGCGTACGGCATCGAACCGGGAGCCCTCCCCGGACCGGGCGTCCAGAGCGGTCAGCGTGAAGGCGGTGAGCAGGAGGAGGACCAGCAGCAGCCGGGGCCCACGCACGGACTAGCGGCGCGGCTCGGAGATGAGGACCTGCTTGAGGGCCTCGAACTCCTCGACGCACTTGCCGGTGCCGACGGCCACAGAGTCCAGCGGCTTGTCAGCGACGTGCACCGGCATCCCGGTCTCGTGGCGCAGCCGCTCGTCCAGGCCGGTCAACAGCGCGCCGCCGCCGGTGAGCACGATGCCCCGGTCCATCACGTCGCCGGACAGCTCCGGCGGGCAGCTGTCCAGCGTCGTCTTGACCGCGTCGAGGATGGCGTTGACCGGCTCCTCGATTGCCTTACGGATCTCCTGCGCGCTGACCGTGATCGTCTTCGGCAGTCCGGAGACCAGATCCCGGCCACGGATCTCGGCGACCGGCTCGTCCGGCCTCGGGAAGGCCGACCCGATGGACATCTTGATCTCCTCGGCCGTGCGCTCCCCGAGCAGCAGGGAGTACTCCTTCTTGACGTAGGCGATGATGGCGTGGTCGAGCTCGTCTCCGCCGGTGCGGATCGAGATGGCGGTGACGATGCCGCCGAGACTGATGACGGCCACCTCCGTGGTGCCGCCACCGATGTCCACGACCATGTTGCCGGTCGGTTCGTGCACCGGGAGTCCGGCCCCGATCGCCGCGGCCATCGGTTCCTCGATGATGTAGACCTTGCGCGCACCGGCCTGGTAGCCGGCGTCCTTCACCGCCCGCTGCTCGACACCGGTGATGCCGCTGGGGACGCAGACGATGACCCGCGGCTTGGCGAAGTGCCGGCGCCTGTGCACCTTCTGGATGAAGTAGCGCAGCATCCGCTCGGTGGTGTCGAAGTCGGCGATCACACCGTCACGCAGTGGCCGGATCGCCGTGATGTTGCCGGGGGTGCGGCCGATCATCCGCTTGGCCTCGATGCCGACCGCGACGATGCCTCCGGTCTTGCTGTCGACGGCGACCACGCTGGGCTCGTTGAGCACGATGCCCCGGCCACGGACGTAGACGAGGGTGTTCGCCGTACCCAGATCGATTGCCATGTCACGGCCGAGGAAGGACAGGGCGCTGCTCTTCGCCATGGTGGTGAGGGACCTTCCGGGTGGTGCGGGCGGGGTCCGCAGCGTAGTGCCGCGGCCGCCGCCGGCCGCACGGACGCGCCGGGCTCACAGTCGCACCAGCCGCACGGACGCGCCGGCCTCACAGGCGCGCCGGCCTCACAGGCGCGCCGGCCTCACAGCGAGGGGAAGAAGATGCCGATCTCGCGCTTGGCCGACTCCTCGGAGTCGCTGCCGTGGACCAGGTTCTGGCCGATCTCGAGGGCGTAGTCGCCGCGGATCGAGCCGGGGGTGGCCTCCACCGGGTTGGTGACGCCCATCAGGCGACGGGTGCCGGCGACGGCATGCGGGCCCTCCACGACCAGCGCGACCAGCGGGCCACCGGTGATGAAGTCGACCAGCTCCCCGAAGAACGGCCGCTCACGGTGCTCGCCGTAGTGCTCCTCGGCGGTCGGGCGGTCCAGGGTGCGCAGCTCCATCGCGACGAGGGCCAGCCCCTTCTTCTCCAGCCGCGAGATGACCTCGCCGGCGAGGCCGCGGCGGACACCGTCGGGCTTGACGAGGACGAGGGTGCGCTGCACAGGGGACTCCTTGGTAGACGGTTGCGCCCGAGGCTACCGGCGGCCGATCGCACCAGGCGCCGACGGCCCGCGCGGTGAGGATCTTCTGCCGACTGGATCGGCATCGGACACGCCGGCGCGTCTGCTGCCGATCCAGTCGGGAGAAGATCGCCGTCGGAGCCGTCGGAGCTGCGGACTGGCGGTCAACCCCGGTGGAGCAGCGTCCTGGCCTCGCCGACGGTGACCACCGAGCCGGTCACCAGCACGCCCGCACCGCCGTACTCCGCCTCCGCGTCGGCCAGCCCGACCGCCGTGGACAGCGCGTCGTCGAGGGCGTCCTCGATCTGGACGCGGTCCTCCCCGAAGACGTCCCGCGCGAGGTCGGCCAGGACGTCGACCGGCATCGCGCGCGGCGAGCCGTTCTGCGTCACGACCAGCTGGGCGACGGCGGGCTCGAGCACCCCGAGCATCGCCGGCACGTCCTTGTCGCGGAGCACCGCGACCACCGCGACCAGGTGCGTGAAGGCGAAGGCGTCGGTGAGCGCCGCGACGGTCGCAGCCATCCCAGGGGCGTTGTGGGCGGCGTCGAGCAGCACCGTCGGGCTGGTCCGCACGACCTCGAGCCGGCCGGGGGAGGCCGTGCGCGCGAAGCCTTCTCGTACCAGGTCCGGGTCGAGCAGGCCCTTGTCACCGCCGCCCAGGAACGCCTCGACGGCCGCGAGCGCCGCTGCGGCGTTCGCGGCCTGGTGCGCGCCGTGCAGCGGCAGGTAGATGTCGTCGTAGCGACCGGAGAGCCCCTGCAGCGAGAGCAGCTGACCACCGACCGCGGTGGCGCGCGAGACGACCCCGAACTCCATGCCCTCCCGCGCGACGGTGGCGTCGACCTCGGCGCACCGCCGCAGCAGCACCTCCGCGGCCTCCGGTTGCTGCGAGGCGAGCACGACGGTGGCACCCGGGTGGATGATCCCGGCCTTCTCGGTGGCGATCTCTGTCAGCGTGGTGCCGAGCAGCGGCACGTGGTCCAGGCCCACCGGCAGCACGACGGCGGTGGCTGCCTCGACCAGGTTGGTGGCATCCCACGAGCCGCCGAGGCCGACCTCCAGCACGGCGACGTCGACCGGCGCGTCGGCGAAGGCCGCGAAAGCCATCGCCGTGAGCACCTCGAAGAAGGTGAGCCGCTCAGGCATCCGGGAGTCGACGAGCTCGACGTACGGCGCCAGCTCGTCGTGGACCGCAGCGAACTGCTGCTCGGTCAGCGGCTGCCCGTCGACGGTGATCCGCTCGGTGATCGAGTCCAGGTGCGGGCTGGTGTAGCGGCCGGGCCGCAGACCGAAGCCCTGCAGCAGCGCGTCGATCATCCGGGCGGTGCTGCTCTTGCCGTTGGTGCCGGTCAGGTGGATCGACGGGTAGGACTTCTGCGGCGAACCGAGCAGGTCGCACAGCAGGGCGATCCGCTCGAGGTCCGGAACCATCGTGTCCTCGGCCGGATAGCGGGTCGCCAGGTCTGCGAGCACTTGCTGGAGCGTCACCGGTTCTGCTTCGGCGGCGGCTCGCCGAGAACCGTGTCGACGCCGAGCTCGGTGCCGATCCGGGCCGTCACCTGCTCGACGACGCCGGCGTTGCGCAGATCGCGCTCCACCAGCCCGAACAGCTCGAGCACCTGCTCCGGTGCGGTCACCGTCAGGGAGGTGACGGGGGTCCGCATGGACACCTTCGCCTCGCTCTTGGCACGCCGCACGGACTGCAGGACCTCGGAGGCGACGGGCAGGCAATCGGGCGGGTCCCCTGCGACCGCGCGCAGTGCAGCGGCGTCCGGCCACGCCTGCGCGTGCACCGAGCCGTCCTGCCACCAGGACCAGACCTCCTCGGTGACGAACGGCAGCACCGGCGCGAACAGCCGCAGCAGCGTGTCGAGCGCGATGCGCAGCGCGCGGTTGGCGCTGTCGGCCTCGGCACCCTGGCTGTAGGCGCGCCCCTTGACCAGCTCGATGTAGTCGTCGCAGAACGACCAGAAGAAGTCCTCGGTGCGTTCGAGCGCACGGGTGAAGTCGTAGGCCGCGAAGGCGCGCGTGGCCTCGTCGAGGACGTCGGCCAGCCGGGCGAGCAGCGCGCGGTCGACCGCCTCGGTCACCGGACCGCTGTCCGCCTGCGGGAAGCCGAGCGCGAACTTCGAGGCGTTGAGCAGCTTGACCGCCAGCCGCCGGCCGACCTTCATCTGGCCCTCGTCGAAGGCGGTGTCGGTCCCGAGCCGGCCGTTGGCCGCCCAGTAGCGCACGGCGTCGGTGCCGTGCTGCTCGAGCAGCCCCATCGGCGTCACGACGTTGCCGACCGACTTGCTCATCTTCTTGCGGTCCGGGTCCAGGATCCAGCCGGACAGCGCCGCGTCCGTCCACGGCAGCGAGCCGTGCTCGTGGTGGCTGCGCACCACCGTCGAGAACAGCCAGGTACGGATGATGTCGTGGCCCTGCGGGCGCAGGTCGTACGGGAACACCCGCGCGAACAGGTCCGCGTCCTGCTCCCAGCCACCGGCGATCTGCGGCGACATCGACGAGGTCGCCCAGGTGTCCATCACATCCGGGTCGGCGGTGAATCCGCCTGGCCGGTCGCGTTGCCCGGCGGTGTAGCCGGTGGGCACGTCGCTGGTGGGATCGATCGGCAGGTCGGCCTCGTCCGGCAGCAGCGGGGCGTCGTAGAGCGGCTCGCCGCCGTCGTCGAGGCGGTACCACAGCGGGAACGGCACGCCGAAGAAGCGCTGCCGGCTGATCAGCCAGTCACCGTTGAGCCCGCCGACCCAGTTCTCGTACCGACTCTGCATGAAGCCGGGATGCCAGACCAGCTCCTTGCCGCGGCCGACCAGCTCCTCGCGCAGGTCGGTGTCGCGGCCGCCGTTGCGGAGGTACCACTGCCGGCTGGTGACGATCTCGAGCGGCCGGTCGCCCTTCTCGTAGAACTTCACCGGGTGCGTGATCGGCTTCGGCTCGCCGACCAGGTCCCCCGACTCGGCGAGCATCTCGACGATCCGCTTCTGCGCCTGCTTCACCGTCTTGCCGGCCAGCTCGGGGTACGGGCCGCCGACGCCCTCCGGGGCGTTCTGCAGGAGGCGCCCGTCGCGACCGACGATGCTGCGCACCGGCAGGTCCAGCTCGCGCCACCAGGTCACGTCGGTGGTGTCGCCGAAGGTGCAGATCATCGCGATGCCGGAGCCCTTGGCGGGATCGGCCAGCTCGTGCGCGTGCACCGGCACCCGGACCCCGAACAGCGGCGTGGTCACGGTGCTGCCGAACAGCGGCTGGTAGCGCTCGTCGTCCGGGTGCGCGACCAGCGCGACGCAGGCCGGGATCAGCTCCGGCCGGGTGGTCTCGATGAAGACCGGCTCGCCGACCGGCTTGCGGAAGCCGATCCGGTGGTAGGCGCCGGGCAGCTCGCGGTCGGCCAGCTCGGCCTGGGCCACCGCTGTCTTGAAGTCGACGTCCCAGAGCGTCGGGGCCTCGGTGGCGTACGCCTCACCGCGCGCGAGGTTCCGCAGGAAGGCCCGCTGGGCAGCGCGGCGCGAGCGGTCACCAATGGTCTCGTAGGTGTGGTTCCAGTCCACCGACAGGCCGAGGTGCCGGAAGGTCTGCTCGAAGACCTTCTCGTCGCTGCCCGTCAGCTCGTGACACAGCTCGACGAAGTTCTGCCGGCTGATGCTGACCTGCGGCGTGCCCTTCGCGAGCGCCCCGCTGTCGGCCGGCGGCTGGTAGGACGCGTCGTAGGGCCGGCTCGGGTCGCAGCGCACGCCGTAGAAGTTCTGCACCCGGCGCTCGGTCGGCAGCCCGTTGTCGTCCCAGCCCATCGGGTAGAAGACGCGCTTGCCGCTCATCCGCTGGTAGCGCGCGATCAGGTCGGTGTGCGTGTAGCTGAAGACGTGACCGATGTGCAGGCTGCCGGACACCGTCGGAGGCGGCGTGTCGATGGCGTAGACCGCGGGCCGCTCGGCCGTGCGGTCGAACCGGTAGACGCCCTGCTCCTGCCATACCGCGTCCCACTTCGCCTCGAGGCCGTCGAGGGTCGGACGCTCGGGCACGCGGGAGGAGTCGGTCACGGGGTCAGTCTAGGGAGGGGCACGAGCCGGTTTCCGGCGTCCGTAGCCTCGCTCGTCGTGACCGCACCCATCGCCTCCGCCACAGCCGATCTCGACCTGTCCGACTCCTGGTCCTACGGCCCCGGGGTGGAGCTCACCGTCTTGCTGCGCTGCCAGCCGGTGGACGGGTGGCTGCGCGTGGTGCAGCGGGCCAAGCTGGTGCAGGCCGGCTGGCTGGACGAGGAGTGCGAGATCTGGGACAGCACGGACTCGCTGGTGGTGCAGGCCCGCCAGGTGGCCGGTTTCCGCGTGGAGTGACCCCCGTAGCGTCCTGCTACCTGGAGCGGAGTCAGGCTCAGCATGCAGGACGCAAGCAGGGACTAGGCCAGGACTAGGCGGACTTCTCGCGCCGCTCGCGGCGGGCGGGCGCCGCGGCGTCACGCGGCACGAGAGTCGGGTTGACGTGCTCGAGCACGACCTCACGGGTCACCACGCACTTGGCGACGTCACCTCGGCTGGGCAGGTCGTACATCACCGAGAGCAGGACCTCCTCGAGGATCGCCCGCAGGCCACGGGCGCCGGTGCCGCGCAGGACGGCCTGGTCGGCGACCGCCTCGAGCGCGTCGTCGGTGAACTCGAGCTCGACGCCGTCGAGGTCGAACAGCCGCCGGTACTGCCGGATGAGCGCGTTCTTGGGCTCGGTGAGGATCTGGATGAGCGCGTCGCGGTCGAGGTTGTGCACGCTGGTGAGCACCGGCAGTCGGCCGATGAACTCCGGGATCATGCCGTACTTCAGCAGGTCCTCGGGCATCGCGTCACCGAAGACGTTGCCGGCATCGACCTCGTGCTTGGAGTGCAGCACGGCCCCGAAGCCGACCGCCTTCTTGCCGATGCGCTGCTCGATCACCTTGTCGAGCCCGGCGAAGGCGCCGCCGACGATGAACAGGACGTTGGTCGTGTCGATCTGGATGAACTCCTGGTGCGGGTGCTTGCGGCCCCCCTGCGGCGGGACCGACGCGGTCGTGCCCTCCAGGATCTTCAGCAGGGCCTGCTGCACACCCTCGCCCGACACGTCGCGGGTGATCGACGGGTTCTCGCTCTTGCGGGCGATCTTGTCGACCTCGTCGATGTAGATGATGCCCGTCTCGGCCTTCTTGACGTCGTAGTCGGCCGCCTGGATGAGCTTGAGCAGGATGTTCTCGACGTCCTCACCGACGTAGCCGGCCTCGGTCAGCGCCGTCGCGTCGGCGATCGCGAACGGGACGTTGAGCATCTTGGCCAAGGTCTGCGCCAGCAGCGTCTTGCCGCAACCGGTCGGGCCCAGCAGCAGGATGTTGCTCTTCTGCAGCTCGACCGGGTCCTTGTCGTTGCCCACGGCCTGGACCCGCTTGTAGTGGTTGTAGACGGCCACCGCCAGGGTCCGCTTCGCGGTGTCCTGGCCGATGACGTAGGAGTCGAGGAAGTCGTAGATCTCGCGCGGCTTGGGGAGCTCGTCCCACTTGAGCTCGGAGCTCTCGCTGAGCTCCTCCTCGATGATCTCGTTGCAGAGGTCGATGCACTCGTCGCAGATGTAGACGCCGGGACCCGCGATGAGCTTCTTGACCTGCTTCTGCGACTTCCCGCAGAACGAGCACTTCAGCAGGTCGCCGCCGTCACCGATGCGTGCCACCTCGGAGTACCTCGTCCCTGTCGTCCCGGCGGACCCGGGTCCTGTCCTTCGACCGTACCGCCTGACACCGTCAGATCCAGTGCTTCTACGCCAAGCCGAGGACGGCGGGCGCTCCGCCGCAGCGCCGGCCGGACCGGCCCTGCGGCGGCCTCGGCTACCGGCCGGCAGCCGACGAGGAGCCGGTGGCGATCTTGCGGGACGCGACGACCTCGTCGATGATCCCGTACTCCACGGCCTCTCGCGCCGTGAGGATCTTGTCGCGCTCGATGTCCTTGCGGATCAGCGCGACGTCGCGGCCCGTGTCGCGGGCGAGCATCTCCTCGAGCAGGTCGCGCATGCGCAGGATCTCCCGCGCCTGACCCTCGATGTCGGACGCCTGGCCTTCGCCGCCGCCGGAGGGCTGGTGGATGAGCACACGGGCGTGCTCGAGCGCGAGGCGCTTGCCCTTGCTGCCGGCGGCCAGGATGACGGCCGCGGCCGAGGCGGCCTGTCCCATGCAGATCGTCTGGATCTCGGGCTTGACGAAGCGCATCGTGTCGTAGATGGCGGTCAACGCGGTGAACGAGCCGCCCGGACTGTTGATGTACATGTTGATGTCGCGGTCCGGGTCCTCGGATTCGAGGTGGAGCAGCTGGGCCATCACGACGTTGGCGACGCCGTCGTCGATCGGCGTGCCCAGGAAGATGATGCGTTCCTTGAGAAGCCGGCTGTAGATGTCGAACGAGCGCTCCCCGCGGGACGTCTGCTCGATGACGATCGGGATCGTGTAGTTCATCGGGTCCGAGAACGACATGTGCTAGCCCTCCTAGGCCCGGGTGCCGGCACCGGACGGGACGTCCTTGGCTCCGGTGATGACGTGGTCGATGAAGCCGTACTCCTTGGCTTCCTGCGCGGAGAACCAGCGGTCCCGGTCTGAGTCCTTCTCGATCTGTTCCTCCGACTGCCCGGTATGGAAGGAGATGCGCTCGGCCATCTGCTTCTTGACGTACAGCATCTGCTCGGCCTGGATCGCGATGTCGGCCGCGGTGCCACCGATGCCGCCGAGCGGCTGGTGCATGAGGATGCGCGTGTGCGGGGTGGCGTACCGCTTGCCCTTCGCACCGGCGCAGAGCAGGAACTGCCCCATCGAGGCCGCCAGGCCCAGGCCGACGGTGGCGACGTCGTTCTCGACGAACTGCATCGTGTCGTAAATGGCCATGCCCGCCGTGATCGAGCCGCCCGGGCTGTTGATGTAGAGGAAGATGTCCCGCTCGGGGTCCTCCGCGGCCAGCAGCAACAGCTGGGCGCAGATCGCGTTGGCGACCTCGTCCATCACCTGCGAGCCGAGGAAGATGATCCGCTCCTTGAGCAGCCGGTTGAACACCTGCGCGTCCAGGCCCACCTCACTGCCGGGAGCGCGGCCGGACGGCGTGGAGCTGGCGACGCTCAGGCTGGCGGGGACGACCAGCCCGGTCGCGGGGTCTGTCTGGGTCACGGTGTGGCCTGCCTCGGGGCTCGGGGCCGGCGGCCGGCGGAGGGCCGGTCGCGCCGTCCTTGACGGGCGTGCGTAGCGACCCTAACGCCGGGCGCGGACGGGCAGTCCCCTGCACCGGCCCGTTTCGCCGAGGGCGAAGACGCCGGCGGCTACTGCTCGTCGAGGTAGTGGACCGAGCCGTCGGGGTGGGTGTGGAACGGCCGGCCGTCCTCGTCGAGCTGGGTGTCCTCGCTCGCCGGCATGTCGTCGCGCAGGTCCTCGAGGTCCACCGCATTGCCGGAGGCGTCCGTGATGGTCGCCGCCTCCATGACGGTGGCCAGGGCCTTGCCGCGGCGGATCTCCGCGTACAGGCCCTGCAGCTGGCCGGACTGGACGACCGACTGGGCGTACTGGTCCGGCGAGATGTTGGCGCGCTGGGCGCGCCGCACGACCTGGTCGGCGAGTTCTGCCTCGCTGACGCCGAGCTGCTCGGCATCGGCGACCGCGTCCAGGACCAGCTGGGCCTTCACGGCCGTGGCCGCACCCTCGCGGATCTCCTCGGCGAACTCCTCCTCGCCCTTGCCCTCGCGCTCGAGGTACTGGTCCAGGGTCATCCCCGCCTGCTGCAGCTGCTGTGTGGTGCTCTCGCGGCGCCACTCGAT is a genomic window containing:
- a CDS encoding rod shape-determining protein, whose amino-acid sequence is MSFLGRDMAIDLGTANTLVYVRGRGIVLNEPSVVAVDSKTGGIVAVGIEAKRMIGRTPGNITAIRPLRDGVIADFDTTERMLRYFIQKVHRRRHFAKPRVIVCVPSGITGVEQRAVKDAGYQAGARKVYIIEEPMAAAIGAGLPVHEPTGNMVVDIGGGTTEVAVISLGGIVTAISIRTGGDELDHAIIAYVKKEYSLLLGERTAEEIKMSIGSAFPRPDEPVAEIRGRDLVSGLPKTITVSAQEIRKAIEEPVNAILDAVKTTLDSCPPELSGDVMDRGIVLTGGGALLTGLDERLRHETGMPVHVADKPLDSVAVGTGKCVEEFEALKQVLISEPRR
- the rodA gene encoding rod shape-determining protein RodA, with translation MRDSGSTTRLAPIALGRRDASLRERAMGVDSPLRRLDWLLALAVAALVGLGSLLVWSATRQRLLDTDLDPTTFVERHLLNAVIGLALASLAALIDYRTLRAYAPFVYAAALLGLVAVLSPLGRTVNGAHSWIVLGGGLQVQPSEFAKVALVVGVAMLLAEKRDIEEEPRHGDVLLVLALAAVPIALVLLQPDLGTVLVLVFIVLGMLAIAGASAGWVVGLVLAGAVVCVGAVQLGVLADYQVDRFAAFTNPALDPRGAGYNTNQARIAIGSGGLSGKGLFQGTQTRGRFIPEQQTDFIFTVAGEELGLRGGAVLLGLLGVVLWRGLRIAARATDAFGRLVAAGVVCWFAFQSFVNVGMTLGIMPVTGLPLPFVSYGGSAMFANLLAVGLLQNVHLRSREL
- the mrdA gene encoding penicillin-binding protein 2, translated to MSDRSRLRLFVLRVVVLAILATLFGRLWYLQVYASEEYAAAASANRVREVVQPAPRGEVHDARGTPLVRNRTALVVTVSRSTVLRQHDGGQAVLARLGAVLGRPAEALAQQIRPCGGSVQPPCWRGSPYRPVPVAEFDAGDRASLTKVLQIEEHREDFPGVRAQFTPVRDYPQGRLAAHVLGYLGPISPDEVDQPEYDGVQPSSLVGRAGIEATYEASLRGQDGIQRLLVDHVGTVTGSDGETAPRPGDTLVLSLDAAVQKVAEDALARGIERARGMRARGSGDPLVADSGSVVVLEAQSGRLVAMASYPSYDPAVFVGGASPGEYAQLMDESRGAPLVFRAIQGAYAPASTFKVVSAAAAVASGDYPLAGRYPCPGVYRPTGQRNFGSASFGTIDLRKALVKSCDTVFYKFGYEQWLRDGGNRPVERPRDPMIRMAQAFGLGERTGIDLPSERRGTIADRAYKQAYWEATRENRCKGAQNTALPRERRRANQEFCDEGFRFRGGDATNFAIGQGDTLVTPLQLATVYAAIANGGKVLEPHVGWALRSPAGEVREIAPKLRSTVPVDPLALGYLRDALAGVTQPGGTAARAFAGAPVAVAGKTGTGEVANRQDTSWFASYAPVARPELVVVGIVSQGGTGGTVAAPMVREIYDGIYGSGGTGRAAPALPDVRPGGA
- the mreD gene encoding rod shape-determining protein MreD, giving the protein MTAPRLLLGATTVLVALVLQTTALTWLPLPGGGPDLLLVLVVAFALTEGALSGTATGFVTGLLADLVSDHELGRVALAYALVGYLAGLAGDGRSSSRVRPLVTVAAAATGAVAIYALEGLLLGDPRITAAAFGSSLGGTVPYSVLLAPVVVPVVDALLRRVGEDRVGW
- the ndk gene encoding nucleoside-diphosphate kinase translates to MQRTLVLVKPDGVRRGLAGEVISRLEKKGLALVAMELRTLDRPTAEEHYGEHRERPFFGELVDFITGGPLVALVVEGPHAVAGTRRLMGVTNPVEATPGSIRGDYALEIGQNLVHGSDSEESAKREIGIFFPSL
- the mreC gene encoding rod shape-determining protein MreC, which codes for MRGPRLLLVLLLLTAFTLTALDARSGEGSRFDAVRRGADAVLGPAQRAVGGVAGGVGRLFDGADREQLRRLRDENARLRAELVRGEADRRRAAELDALLALNDAGTYTFVPARVVAVGSAFGFELTATLDAGSRDGVEPGQTVVNGDGLVGRTTRVGPFTSTVLLLTDPGFTVGARLTRQGTFGLATGDGSGRLSYELVEGGRVEQGDGLLTTGSQTFVPGVPIGRVVSVEPAGALVTTAHVQPFVHVGALDLVGIVTSPPRSTPRVPVPST